In one window of Acidobacteriota bacterium DNA:
- a CDS encoding HD domain-containing protein has protein sequence MLLKQQEFYRSLTTLSPGLVERVRRTIEEAEKRFSKKKDGRPGFLWEHTVLVAGQSYSLAKAEKENRDLAALVALFHDSGKFAGGRYHADDKPEEEAAAQLARATLEQAGLKMADIGHVLRALRSLYQSGASRNRLADIVHDADFLSKFGYLGVANFFVKSTLRGRNLESAAMDSLSKELTYASVLPANMRTAAGRRLAVKKSADTLRFYRSFLSELKEAQGLDFRVRAVDVPKTDGRGRRATVTLVLPVSCGACGGKWTSEIRTEKGLKCEKLEAALRCGACGERRSISFCLPELG, from the coding sequence ATGCTTCTCAAGCAGCAGGAATTCTACCGCTCTCTCACGACGCTTTCGCCCGGCCTCGTGGAGCGCGTCCGGCGGACGATCGAGGAGGCCGAGAAGAGGTTCTCGAAGAAGAAGGACGGCCGGCCGGGCTTCCTCTGGGAGCACACGGTTCTCGTGGCCGGCCAGTCCTACAGCCTGGCCAAGGCCGAAAAGGAGAACCGGGACCTGGCCGCGCTCGTGGCCCTCTTCCACGACTCCGGGAAGTTCGCCGGGGGGCGCTATCACGCCGACGACAAGCCCGAAGAGGAGGCGGCGGCCCAGCTGGCCCGGGCCACGCTCGAGCAGGCCGGGCTGAAGATGGCCGATATCGGCCACGTCCTCCGGGCCCTGCGCTCGCTCTACCAATCCGGCGCCAGCCGCAACCGCCTGGCGGATATCGTCCACGACGCCGATTTCCTGTCGAAGTTCGGCTATCTCGGCGTGGCCAACTTCTTCGTCAAGTCGACCCTCCGGGGCCGGAACCTCGAGTCGGCGGCCATGGATTCCCTGAGCAAGGAGCTGACCTATGCCTCCGTCCTGCCGGCCAACATGCGCACGGCCGCGGGACGCCGCCTGGCCGTCAAGAAATCGGCCGATACGCTGCGCTTCTACAGGTCGTTCCTGAGCGAGCTGAAGGAGGCCCAGGGCCTGGATTTCCGCGTCCGGGCGGTCGACGTCCCCAAGACGGACGGTCGCGGCCGGCGGGCCACGGTCACCCTCGTCCTGCCGGTGTCCTGCGGCGCGTGCGGCGGCAAGTGGACCAGCGAGATCCGCACCGAGAAGGGGCTCAAGTGCGAGAAGCTCGAGGCCGCGCTCCGCTGCGGCGCCTGCGGCGAGCGGCGCTCGATCTCCTTCTGCCTCCCCGAACTGGGCTGA
- a CDS encoding ROK family protein has product MIDFCGGIDVGGTKIASALFTRDGEMLSREKVPIDKAGGDAAAGQVRGRIEALAGAARAAGGRLLAAGVCVPGIAYSASGRVWAPNIPGWDQYPLLDKITRPEGRLPAVTFPLVLESDRSAYVAGEAWRGAAAGARDAVFLAVGSGIGAGIVSGGRIVHGHEDIAGAVGWFGLDPRFKPEYEAMGSFEAEASGNSVGRKARAALRAGRPSALLGLAGGSIEAVTAETVAAAARQGDPLAREVVAEAVTYLAMGVANIVSLLDPEVVVLGGGLFQAADLFLEPVRREFRRWAQPLAARSVRVVPSALGEDAGLYGCGRLAWEKSAHSSVHGIPSRGSEGYCLEDPRPWRGDPRSGGNRTTGSRGAGELKAIPRAEPERGILRNPKKNQKA; this is encoded by the coding sequence ATGATCGACTTCTGCGGCGGCATCGACGTCGGCGGGACCAAGATCGCCTCGGCCCTGTTCACCAGGGACGGAGAGATGCTGTCCCGGGAGAAGGTCCCCATCGATAAGGCGGGGGGCGACGCCGCGGCCGGCCAGGTCCGCGGGCGGATCGAGGCCCTGGCCGGGGCGGCCCGCGCCGCCGGGGGGCGCCTGCTCGCCGCGGGCGTCTGCGTCCCGGGCATCGCCTATTCGGCGAGCGGCAGGGTCTGGGCGCCGAACATCCCCGGCTGGGACCAGTATCCGCTGCTGGATAAGATCACAAGGCCGGAGGGGCGGTTGCCCGCGGTGACGTTCCCCCTGGTCCTCGAATCCGACCGCAGCGCCTACGTCGCCGGCGAGGCCTGGCGCGGCGCGGCGGCCGGCGCCCGCGACGCCGTCTTCCTCGCCGTGGGCTCGGGCATCGGGGCCGGCATCGTTTCCGGCGGCCGGATCGTCCACGGCCACGAGGACATCGCCGGCGCGGTCGGCTGGTTCGGGCTCGACCCGCGCTTCAAGCCGGAATACGAGGCGATGGGCTCGTTCGAGGCCGAGGCTTCCGGCAACTCGGTAGGCCGCAAGGCCCGCGCCGCGCTGCGCGCCGGAAGACCGTCGGCCCTGCTCGGCCTGGCCGGCGGGTCCATCGAGGCCGTCACGGCCGAGACCGTCGCCGCGGCGGCCCGCCAGGGCGACCCCCTGGCCCGGGAGGTCGTCGCCGAGGCCGTGACCTACCTGGCCATGGGCGTCGCCAACATCGTCAGCCTGCTCGATCCCGAGGTCGTCGTCCTCGGCGGCGGGCTCTTTCAGGCCGCCGACCTCTTCCTCGAGCCCGTGCGCCGCGAATTCCGGCGCTGGGCCCAGCCCCTGGCCGCCCGCTCGGTCCGGGTCGTTCCCTCCGCCCTGGGCGAGGACGCCGGCCTCTACGGTTGCGGCCGCCTGGCGTGGGAAAAATCGGCTCACTCGTCCGTTCACGGGATTCCCTCTCGAGGCAGCGAGGGGTATTGCCTTGAGGATCCCCGTCCGTGGAGAGGGGACCCGCGAAGCGGGGGGAACCGGACGACTGGTTCCCGGGGGGCCGGGGAGCTAAAGGCAATACCCCGAGCGGAGCCGGAGAGAGGGATCCTCCGCAATCCGAAGAAGAACCAAAAGGCCTAG
- a CDS encoding DMSO/selenate family reductase complex B subunit, with protein MVTQYGFFFDAAACSGCKACQMACKDRNDLAPGLLWRRVYEVTGGGWEKKDGVWVPSVVAYNVSMACNHCENPVCGLACPVKAVFKRDDGIVLVDTGACIGCRYCEWACPYTALRFDVRTNTVSKCNFCYDAVDAGGTPACVAACPQRALDFGDLAELRKKYGEVRQIVPLPDPGQTDPALVIRPHRDAARAAERGAEVANWEEV; from the coding sequence ATGGTGACCCAGTACGGCTTCTTCTTCGACGCCGCGGCCTGCAGCGGCTGCAAGGCCTGCCAGATGGCCTGCAAGGACCGCAACGACCTCGCGCCCGGCCTCCTCTGGCGCCGAGTCTACGAGGTCACGGGCGGCGGCTGGGAGAAGAAGGACGGCGTCTGGGTCCCCTCCGTGGTCGCTTACAACGTCTCGATGGCCTGCAACCACTGCGAGAACCCGGTCTGCGGCCTGGCCTGCCCGGTCAAGGCCGTCTTCAAGCGCGACGACGGCATCGTCCTCGTCGATACGGGCGCCTGCATCGGCTGCCGCTACTGCGAGTGGGCCTGCCCCTACACCGCCCTCCGCTTCGACGTCCGGACGAACACGGTCTCAAAGTGCAATTTCTGTTATGACGCCGTCGACGCCGGCGGGACGCCGGCCTGCGTCGCCGCCTGCCCCCAGCGGGCCCTCGACTTCGGCGACCTGGCCGAGCTGCGGAAGAAATACGGCGAGGTCCGCCAGATCGTGCCGCTGCCCGATCCCGGCCAGACCGACCCGGCCCTGGTCATCAGGCCCCACCGGGACGCCGCCCGCGCCGCCGAGCGGGGGGCCGAAGTCGCCAACTGGGAAGAAGTCTAG
- a CDS encoding glycoside hydrolase family 18 protein, protein MTAILLASFACEVAQVPTEPIKPNKVVMGYYRSDNKAEYPQTAIDFAFLTHIAHAFAWPDSSGNLVVPDGFLYPDLNAAARANGVKIIVSLGGWGNCAGFPGTAATAENRSRFAAALVDFCRANAYDGADLDWEFVSNEQQKADFSLLVETLSAAFRAQSPPLLLTIAAPSGSYYGRWIDFERLAAAFDLIGIMTYDYHGSWSDHSGHNSPLYEPPGDSCGSVDESFAYARSRQVPLDKLLIGVPFFGRSFDCGAMGAPFTASQGWSYVDVMNLPSSGWSRVWDSEAQVPYLRRTDGGLVISYDDMSSAGLKAQYVKDKGSAGVIIWELGGDYRSGNADLLEVVGKSFGARSARN, encoded by the coding sequence TTGACCGCCATCCTCCTGGCTTCGTTCGCCTGCGAGGTCGCCCAGGTCCCGACCGAGCCGATCAAGCCGAACAAGGTCGTCATGGGCTATTACCGGTCCGATAACAAGGCCGAGTACCCTCAAACCGCGATCGATTTCGCTTTCCTGACCCATATCGCCCATGCTTTCGCCTGGCCCGACTCCTCCGGGAACCTCGTCGTCCCGGACGGCTTCCTCTATCCCGATCTCAACGCCGCCGCACGCGCGAACGGCGTCAAGATCATCGTCAGCCTCGGCGGCTGGGGGAACTGCGCCGGCTTTCCCGGCACGGCCGCGACGGCCGAGAACCGGTCCCGCTTCGCCGCCGCGCTGGTCGATTTCTGCCGGGCCAACGCCTATGACGGGGCCGACCTCGACTGGGAGTTCGTCTCGAACGAACAGCAGAAGGCCGATTTCTCGCTCCTGGTCGAGACCCTCTCGGCCGCCTTCAGGGCCCAATCGCCGCCGCTCCTCCTGACGATCGCGGCCCCGTCCGGGAGCTATTACGGACGCTGGATAGATTTCGAGCGGCTGGCCGCCGCCTTCGATCTCATCGGCATCATGACCTACGACTACCACGGCAGCTGGTCCGACCATTCCGGCCACAACTCGCCCCTGTACGAGCCGCCGGGAGACAGCTGCGGCTCGGTCGACGAGTCGTTCGCCTACGCCCGCAGCCGCCAGGTGCCCCTGGACAAGCTCCTCATCGGCGTGCCGTTCTTCGGCCGGTCCTTCGACTGCGGCGCCATGGGGGCGCCGTTCACGGCCAGCCAGGGCTGGTCCTACGTCGACGTCATGAACCTGCCCTCCTCGGGCTGGTCCCGCGTCTGGGACAGCGAGGCCCAGGTGCCCTACCTGCGGCGGACGGACGGGGGCCTGGTCATCTCCTACGACGACATGAGCTCGGCCGGGCTCAAGGCCCAGTATGTCAAGGACAAGGGCTCGGCCGGCGTCATCATCTGGGAGCTCGGCGGCGACTACCGCTCGGGGAACGCGGACCTGCTCGAGGTCGTCGGCAAGTCGTTCGGCGCCCGCTCCGCCCGGAACTGA
- a CDS encoding beta-galactosidase gives MRNARSAAMVLALVLSAAGLPAAAAPAGPAGPDKTRGFFPVSVWYAGGKPRAPMLEAVTPRSREAWKKDIDQIKRLGFNTVRTWIEWTACEKAEGRYDFSALELLTDLAGEAGLRVIVQVYIDSAPDWVGEKHPDSKFVSSNGVAVESQAAPGFCFDHAGVQAKVLEFFKAAARAVKGKPAFYGWDLWSEPHIINWAEVYYVGDLASVQFCYCPSTQARFRDWLKKKYGAIEALNKAWYRTMKSFDEVQPPRYGTILTFTDYIDWKEFISDKLAEDLALKAAAVKSVLPDTVVTSHSAAPGIFTRPDWSGTPDDRKMSDSADFYGASIYPKHAWTIKPWSPFYRAAGLDFVRSMGIGNGGFYIGELQGGYGVFGLKMSYPVVAADTRDWMWSAIAYGARAVNIYAYYPMSTGYEAGGYGLVELDGKVTERAEAGGRIARTVTANKDLFLGALPVKAEIAVLYNPLSHMVGGQQSFTGEGQTVGVNNLSESLQGVHRAFFERNIPVDFLHVRDLGTPRAAGYKLIIAPYPVMMSQPHVKALVEYVRGGGALLTEARCGWVDEKGASSPVVPGGGLDQVFGCRELELTPLAKTGVVEIKSADEAFPLLRPGDKLDSLFFEESLDVFGQASRVVAAFPDGRPAIVAAPFGKGRAIIAGSFLASAYHHFKNPNNGKLFAGLADWLKISAPVRVSVSPPDALVEGRLLRGNGYAILFGFNREDKAVTARFGVRTDAAGAAAADLESGRAVALTRDGDRAVVEKSLQPREVWVVRIAER, from the coding sequence ATGAGAAACGCACGATCCGCCGCGATGGTGCTCGCCCTCGTCCTGTCCGCGGCCGGCCTCCCGGCCGCCGCCGCCCCGGCCGGACCGGCCGGACCGGACAAGACCAGGGGCTTTTTCCCCGTCTCCGTCTGGTACGCGGGCGGCAAGCCCCGGGCCCCCATGCTCGAGGCCGTGACGCCCCGGTCGCGCGAAGCCTGGAAGAAGGACATCGACCAGATCAAGCGGCTGGGCTTCAACACCGTCCGGACCTGGATCGAGTGGACGGCCTGCGAGAAGGCCGAGGGGCGGTACGATTTCTCGGCCCTCGAGCTCCTGACCGACCTGGCCGGCGAGGCCGGTCTCCGGGTCATCGTCCAGGTCTACATCGACTCGGCGCCCGACTGGGTCGGGGAGAAGCACCCGGACAGCAAGTTCGTCTCCTCGAACGGCGTGGCCGTCGAGTCGCAGGCCGCGCCGGGCTTCTGCTTCGACCACGCCGGCGTCCAGGCGAAGGTCCTCGAGTTCTTCAAGGCCGCGGCCCGGGCCGTCAAGGGCAAGCCGGCCTTCTACGGCTGGGACCTCTGGAGCGAGCCCCATATCATCAACTGGGCCGAGGTCTATTATGTCGGCGACCTGGCCTCGGTCCAGTTCTGCTACTGCCCTTCGACCCAGGCCCGCTTCCGGGACTGGCTGAAGAAAAAGTACGGCGCGATCGAGGCCCTGAACAAGGCCTGGTACCGGACGATGAAGTCGTTCGACGAGGTCCAGCCGCCCCGCTACGGCACCATATTGACATTCACCGACTACATCGACTGGAAGGAGTTCATCTCCGACAAGCTGGCCGAGGACCTGGCCCTCAAGGCCGCGGCCGTCAAGTCGGTCCTGCCCGACACGGTCGTCACCAGCCACTCGGCCGCCCCTGGCATCTTCACCCGGCCCGACTGGTCGGGCACGCCGGACGACCGCAAGATGTCCGACAGCGCCGATTTCTACGGCGCCTCGATCTACCCCAAGCACGCCTGGACCATAAAGCCCTGGTCGCCCTTCTACCGCGCCGCGGGCCTCGATTTCGTCCGGTCCATGGGCATCGGCAACGGCGGCTTCTACATTGGCGAGCTCCAGGGCGGCTACGGGGTCTTCGGCCTGAAGATGAGCTACCCCGTGGTGGCCGCGGACACGCGCGACTGGATGTGGAGCGCTATCGCCTACGGCGCCCGGGCCGTCAACATCTACGCCTACTATCCCATGAGCACGGGCTACGAGGCCGGCGGCTACGGCCTGGTCGAGCTCGACGGCAAGGTCACCGAGCGGGCCGAGGCCGGCGGCCGGATCGCCCGGACCGTCACGGCCAACAAGGACCTCTTCCTCGGGGCCCTGCCGGTCAAGGCCGAGATCGCCGTCCTGTACAATCCGCTGTCGCACATGGTCGGCGGCCAGCAGTCCTTCACGGGCGAGGGCCAGACGGTCGGGGTCAACAACCTGAGCGAATCCCTGCAGGGCGTCCACCGGGCCTTCTTCGAGCGCAACATCCCGGTCGACTTCCTCCACGTCCGCGACCTCGGGACGCCCCGCGCCGCCGGCTACAAGCTGATCATCGCGCCCTACCCGGTCATGATGTCGCAGCCGCACGTCAAGGCCCTGGTCGAATACGTCCGCGGCGGCGGCGCGCTCCTGACCGAGGCCCGCTGCGGCTGGGTGGACGAGAAAGGCGCCTCCAGCCCGGTCGTCCCCGGCGGCGGCCTGGACCAGGTCTTCGGCTGCCGCGAACTCGAGCTGACGCCCCTGGCCAAGACGGGGGTCGTCGAGATCAAGTCGGCCGACGAGGCTTTCCCGCTGCTCCGGCCCGGCGACAAGCTCGACAGCCTGTTCTTCGAGGAGAGCCTGGACGTCTTCGGGCAGGCGAGCCGGGTCGTGGCCGCGTTCCCCGACGGGCGGCCGGCCATCGTGGCCGCGCCGTTCGGCAAGGGGAGGGCCATCATCGCCGGCTCCTTCCTCGCCTCGGCCTATCACCATTTCAAGAACCCCAACAACGGCAAGCTCTTCGCCGGGCTGGCCGACTGGCTGAAGATCTCCGCCCCGGTGCGCGTCTCGGTCTCCCCGCCGGACGCCCTGGTCGAGGGCCGGCTCCTCCGCGGGAACGGCTACGCCATTCTCTTCGGGTTCAACCGCGAGGACAAGGCGGTCACGGCCAGGTTCGGCGTCCGGACGGACGCCGCCGGGGCCGCGGCGGCCGACCTCGAGTCGGGCCGGGCCGTCGCCCTGACCCGGGACGGCGACCGGGCCGTCGTCGAGAAGTCCCTCCAGCCGCGCGAAGTCTGGGTCGTCCGGATCGCGGAACGATGA
- a CDS encoding sugar isomerase domain-containing protein has protein sequence MSAQNYLGIMQWILSEIQAREMPAIKAAAKLMAASIRKKGRVYMFGSGHSVIPVLDIFPRYGGFVGFFPLYDPRLMWSNVIGPGGARELLWIERQEGYIKVFLQSYPLEKRDVMLVFSHGGLNAAPIDMALEARARGLKVVTVSSHANVGIAKRTHSSGKVLSEIADVAIDNHVPPEDALVDVGQIERVAAGSTVAAVSIAMSLVAETAAVLARTGKVPPTFVSPNVHGVPPGHMDRVYRAFTEFYYARPFKGEKPAAARRGKGK, from the coding sequence ATGTCCGCTCAGAACTATCTCGGCATCATGCAGTGGATCCTGTCGGAGATCCAGGCGCGGGAGATGCCCGCCATCAAGGCCGCGGCCAAGCTCATGGCCGCCTCGATCCGGAAGAAGGGCCGCGTCTACATGTTCGGCAGCGGCCACTCGGTCATTCCCGTCCTGGATATCTTCCCGCGCTACGGCGGCTTCGTCGGGTTCTTCCCGCTCTACGATCCGCGCCTGATGTGGTCGAACGTCATCGGCCCCGGCGGCGCCCGGGAGCTTCTCTGGATCGAGCGCCAGGAGGGCTACATCAAGGTCTTCCTCCAGAGCTATCCGCTCGAGAAGCGCGACGTCATGCTGGTCTTCTCCCACGGCGGGCTGAACGCCGCGCCCATCGACATGGCCCTGGAAGCCAGGGCCCGCGGCCTCAAGGTCGTCACCGTCTCCTCGCACGCCAACGTCGGGATCGCCAAGCGCACCCATTCGTCCGGCAAGGTCCTGTCCGAGATCGCCGACGTGGCCATCGACAACCACGTCCCGCCCGAGGACGCCCTGGTCGACGTCGGGCAGATCGAGCGCGTTGCCGCCGGCTCGACCGTGGCCGCCGTCTCGATCGCCATGTCGCTCGTGGCCGAGACGGCCGCCGTGCTGGCCAGGACCGGGAAGGTGCCGCCGACCTTCGTCTCGCCCAACGTCCACGGCGTGCCGCCCGGCCACATGGACCGGGTCTATCGGGCCTTCACCGAGTTCTATTACGCCCGGCCGTTCAAGGGCGAAAAGCCGGCCGCGGCCAGGCGCGGGAAGGGGAAGTGA
- a CDS encoding MFS transporter, translated as MTMDVPDRAAAAGVARLQASAWAGMFVFGIVMAILGAILPELFAKVGFDKGAAGDLFLTMNFAMLVMTLFFGPMVDRFGFKALLVASAVLVAGAFFLLSMASTYGLILAAAV; from the coding sequence GTGACGATGGACGTCCCCGACCGGGCTGCCGCCGCCGGCGTCGCCCGGCTCCAGGCCTCGGCCTGGGCCGGGATGTTCGTGTTCGGCATCGTCATGGCCATCCTGGGGGCCATCCTGCCGGAGCTCTTCGCCAAGGTCGGGTTCGACAAGGGGGCGGCCGGCGACCTTTTCCTGACCATGAACTTCGCCATGCTCGTCATGACCCTGTTCTTCGGCCCGATGGTCGACCGCTTCGGCTTCAAGGCCCTCCTCGTCGCGAGCGCCGTGCTCGTCGCCGGGGCCTTCTTCCTCCTGTCGATGGCCTCGACCTACGGGCTCATCCTCGCGGCGGCCGTGG
- a CDS encoding DmsC/YnfH family molybdoenzyme membrane anchor subunit produces the protein MLKEWPLVAFTILGQTAAGAILVLSAILLFFAAPGWSLMPARHLVLTVLEMALVLLGIAAALSFFHLRFPFRAFRVLANLRTSWLSREILCLLALLALIVLADILVRTGNAADLSFSIVMGALAVDGVLFLVSMSKIYMLRSVPSWEPGYTGLSFFLTAGTLGAMATAWITGTPPGNPYPLFSGLWLLSSLMIAVDVLVESLETPVFGLDRSPAPSLRPPTRVPRRLHFGRLALLAGGLILIILSLAETAPTAHPAAGPIGSRPTLNLAFVLVLMGAVAGRFLFYGLVPRPGD, from the coding sequence ATGCTCAAGGAGTGGCCGCTCGTCGCCTTCACCATTCTGGGCCAGACGGCCGCCGGGGCGATCCTCGTCCTGTCCGCCATACTGCTTTTTTTCGCCGCGCCGGGATGGAGCTTGATGCCGGCCCGGCACCTCGTCCTGACCGTCCTCGAAATGGCCCTCGTCCTGCTCGGGATCGCCGCGGCCCTTTCCTTTTTCCATCTCCGGTTCCCTTTCCGGGCCTTCCGGGTCCTCGCGAACCTGAGAACGTCCTGGCTCAGCCGCGAGATCCTGTGCCTGCTCGCGCTGCTGGCCCTCATCGTCCTGGCCGATATCCTTGTCCGGACAGGGAATGCAGCCGACTTATCGTTCAGTATCGTGATGGGCGCATTGGCTGTGGACGGAGTCCTATTCCTGGTGAGCATGTCGAAGATCTATATGCTCAGATCGGTGCCGTCCTGGGAACCGGGATACACGGGCCTGTCTTTCTTCCTGACCGCCGGGACCCTCGGGGCCATGGCAACAGCCTGGATCACCGGCACCCCGCCTGGCAATCCGTACCCGCTTTTTTCTGGGCTCTGGCTCCTGTCTTCGCTTATGATCGCCGTGGATGTTCTAGTCGAGTCCTTGGAAACGCCTGTCTTCGGACTTGACAGGTCGCCTGCACCGTCGCTCAGGCCCCCCACGCGAGTGCCTCGGCGGCTGCACTTCGGGAGACTGGCCCTGCTCGCCGGCGGGCTCATCCTCATCATCCTGTCCTTAGCGGAGACCGCGCCGACGGCCCATCCCGCGGCCGGACCGATCGGCTCTCGCCCGACCCTGAACCTTGCGTTCGTTCTGGTCCTCATGGGTGCGGTGGCCGGCCGTTTTCTTTTTTACGGCCTGGTTCCGCGGCCCGGCGACTGA
- a CDS encoding molybdenum cofactor guanylyltransferase: protein MTRTIRCGGREMTAVVLAGGRGRRMRADKARLDVGGHTLLDHVLAQIEPHFDEIIVSVSDGRPPGTAGRAGRRPDVRAVTDGVPGQGPIAGILAGLKAARNDACLVVACDIPDIDLDLVRVLARTACWSEIAVPVGPAGFYEPLFAVYRKSVIPRIEGLLAGGERSLLPLFDLCRTAVVQFEDAARIRNLNTREEYEDYLLSLGRRRARGSGKKPTSAG, encoded by the coding sequence GTGACAAGGACGATCAGGTGCGGGGGACGGGAGATGACGGCCGTCGTGCTGGCCGGCGGGCGCGGCCGGCGGATGCGGGCCGACAAGGCCCGCCTGGACGTCGGCGGCCATACCCTGCTCGATCATGTCCTGGCCCAGATAGAGCCGCACTTCGACGAGATCATCGTCTCGGTCTCGGACGGCCGGCCGCCAGGTACGGCAGGCCGGGCCGGGCGGCGGCCGGATGTCAGGGCCGTCACGGATGGCGTCCCCGGGCAGGGGCCGATCGCGGGGATCCTGGCCGGGCTGAAGGCGGCCCGGAACGACGCCTGCCTGGTCGTCGCCTGCGATATCCCGGACATCGACCTCGATCTCGTTCGAGTCCTGGCCCGCACGGCCTGCTGGTCCGAGATCGCCGTCCCGGTCGGCCCCGCCGGCTTCTACGAGCCGCTCTTCGCCGTCTACCGGAAGTCCGTCATCCCCAGGATCGAGGGCCTGCTGGCCGGCGGCGAACGGAGCCTCCTGCCGCTCTTCGACCTCTGCCGCACGGCCGTCGTCCAGTTCGAGGACGCCGCCCGGATCCGCAACCTCAACACCCGCGAGGAATACGAGGATTATCTGCTCTCGCTCGGGCGCCGAAGGGCCCGCGGGTCCGGGAAGAAGCCGACGTCCGCGGGATAG